The Streptomyces albofaciens JCM 4342 genome has a segment encoding these proteins:
- a CDS encoding MarR family transcriptional regulator, translating into MADAKPTTAPCAPTASPAVPGPRLAAPGYGKRSAPDQARRRPGDFSHLPEREAFIAAFVDRLPDGAAMDVKTLAAAQPRYGQQAVRSALTRLSAAGHLRRVQETVGDGRSQWVYRTYFTRTARDDTWWRHFLTGNAPPQLPPDERPPTSEPLTPTPEPAISERAVREPEAPEPEAPEPAAPESAAPEPPPRSAAPLRAEAASNPHPAPPPRSAAYAALAALGTADPRMMLSAAECAALEDLAAQWLAHGVSATHLITALTAGLPPEVHSPGAIARTRLTAKLPPAPPPEATSPRAPTRIMECTECGVPGRPEALPGGLCRPCRGDIPPPDPAADHLRAQRTAHFAHLCRSGSRSRPGSAESSTQRVGNGSNHHPNPN; encoded by the coding sequence ATGGCTGACGCCAAACCTACTACGGCGCCCTGCGCGCCCACCGCCTCGCCCGCCGTCCCCGGGCCCCGCCTCGCGGCCCCCGGCTACGGCAAACGCTCCGCCCCGGACCAAGCGCGCCGCCGACCAGGGGACTTCTCGCACCTCCCCGAACGCGAAGCGTTCATCGCCGCGTTCGTCGACCGGCTTCCGGACGGCGCCGCCATGGACGTCAAAACCCTCGCGGCCGCCCAGCCCCGCTACGGCCAGCAAGCCGTACGCTCGGCCCTCACCCGCCTCTCCGCCGCTGGTCACCTGCGCCGGGTCCAGGAAACCGTCGGCGACGGCCGCTCCCAGTGGGTCTACCGCACGTACTTCACCCGTACCGCCCGCGACGACACCTGGTGGCGCCACTTCCTGACCGGCAACGCACCCCCACAACTCCCTCCGGACGAGCGACCGCCAACCTCCGAACCGTTGACCCCGACCCCGGAACCCGCAATCAGCGAACGCGCAGTCCGCGAACCGGAAGCGCCCGAACCGGAAGCGCCCGAGCCCGCAGCCCCCGAATCCGCAGCCCCCGAACCCCCGCCTCGATCCGCCGCGCCACTGCGTGCCGAGGCCGCCTCCAACCCCCACCCGGCCCCACCACCCCGCTCGGCCGCCTACGCGGCCCTCGCCGCGCTCGGCACCGCCGACCCCCGCATGATGCTCTCCGCCGCCGAATGCGCCGCCCTGGAAGACCTGGCGGCGCAATGGCTGGCCCACGGCGTGTCGGCCACCCACCTGATCACGGCCCTGACCGCCGGTTTGCCGCCCGAGGTCCACTCCCCGGGCGCCATCGCCCGCACCCGCCTGACGGCCAAACTCCCGCCCGCCCCACCACCCGAGGCCACCTCGCCACGCGCCCCCACCCGCATCATGGAGTGCACGGAATGCGGCGTACCGGGCCGCCCCGAAGCCCTCCCCGGCGGTCTGTGTCGCCCCTGCCGAGGCGACATCCCGCCCCCGGATCCGGCCGCCGACCACCTACGCGCCCAGCGAACCGCTCACTTCGCCCACCTCTGCCGCTCCGGTTCCCGCTCCCGCCCGGGCTCGGCGGAGTCCAGCACACAACGCGTAGGCAACGGCAGCAACCACCACCCAAACCCCAACTGA
- a CDS encoding TetR/AcrR family transcriptional regulator translates to MGRTKEFDPGATLQAALELFWRKGYEATSMQDLVDHLGINRGSIYATYGSKHELYLRALDRYCENEGVAALERLNQPGPALPAVREFLRAFAAEALADADRKGCLVTNTAVELLPEDAKAQRRVETAFHEVESAVTGALIRAKAQGEVAEGADVRAQARFLVTFIQGLRVMGKTGDERRIHDAVEQAMTVLR, encoded by the coding sequence ATGGGCAGAACCAAGGAGTTCGACCCGGGCGCGACACTTCAGGCTGCCCTGGAGCTGTTCTGGCGCAAGGGGTACGAAGCCACGTCGATGCAGGACCTGGTCGATCACCTCGGCATCAACCGGGGCAGCATCTACGCGACGTACGGCAGCAAGCACGAGTTGTACCTGCGGGCGCTCGACCGGTACTGCGAGAACGAAGGGGTGGCGGCGCTGGAGCGGCTGAACCAGCCGGGGCCGGCGCTGCCCGCCGTACGGGAGTTCCTGCGCGCGTTCGCCGCCGAGGCGCTGGCGGACGCCGACCGCAAGGGGTGCCTGGTCACGAACACCGCCGTGGAGCTGCTGCCGGAGGACGCGAAGGCGCAGCGGCGGGTGGAGACGGCCTTCCACGAGGTGGAGTCGGCGGTCACGGGCGCCCTGATCAGGGCGAAGGCGCAGGGGGAGGTGGCGGAAGGGGCCGATGTGCGGGCGCAGGCCCGGTTCCTGGTCACCTTCATCCAAGGGCTGCGCGTCATGGGCAAGACGGGCGACGAGCGGCGGATCCATGACGCCGTGGAGCAGGCGATGACCGTTCTGCGCTGA
- a CDS encoding MerR family transcriptional regulator encodes MHDAIEGDGLTVGQVQARLGVTVRALHHWDEIGLARPSLRTAGGYRLYTAADLERLHRIVVYRELGLGLDRIRAVLDDSTTDVADALRAQRKQVAERIERLQQLGAGLDRMIDAHERGVLLTTEQQAAIFGPRWDPDSPARARQHYGDTTQWRQFAERSASRGPEEWQAVADAVAGLDRALADAMDAGVAPGSPEAERLVERHREVFASYFPLTRQMQVCLGRMYEADPGFAAHYDAIRPGLATWLRHIIDASARAHGIDPDTAAWE; translated from the coding sequence ATGCATGATGCCATTGAGGGCGACGGGCTGACCGTGGGTCAGGTGCAGGCGCGGCTCGGTGTGACGGTCCGCGCGCTGCACCACTGGGACGAGATCGGCCTCGCGCGGCCGTCGCTGCGCACGGCCGGCGGCTACCGGCTCTACACCGCCGCCGACCTGGAACGCCTGCACCGCATCGTCGTCTACCGCGAGCTGGGCCTCGGCCTGGACCGGATCCGGGCCGTCCTGGACGACTCGACCACGGACGTGGCCGACGCGTTGCGCGCGCAGCGCAAGCAGGTTGCCGAACGGATCGAGCGCCTCCAGCAGCTCGGCGCCGGGCTGGACCGCATGATCGACGCCCACGAGCGCGGCGTACTGCTGACCACCGAGCAGCAGGCCGCGATCTTCGGCCCCCGGTGGGACCCGGACTCGCCCGCCCGAGCCCGTCAGCACTACGGGGACACGACGCAATGGCGGCAGTTCGCCGAACGCTCGGCCTCACGCGGGCCGGAGGAATGGCAGGCCGTCGCCGACGCCGTGGCCGGACTCGACCGCGCCCTCGCGGACGCGATGGACGCCGGAGTCGCGCCCGGCAGCCCGGAAGCGGAGCGACTCGTCGAGCGGCACCGCGAGGTCTTCGCCTCGTACTTCCCTCTCACCCGGCAGATGCAGGTCTGCCTCGGCCGCATGTACGAGGCCGACCCGGGATTCGCCGCCCACTACGACGCCATCCGCCCCGGCCTGGCCACCTGGCTCCGCCACATCATCGACGCCAGCGCACGCGCCCACGGCATCGACCCCGACACCGCGGCCTGGGAGTAG
- a CDS encoding helix-turn-helix domain-containing protein, with the protein MTWRYCGDQLKLWRTYAGISREEIAKEADYDAEYVKSMEQGRRRPTLRMLRIADQVCRAHGLLEAADQYLKPEKSERPIGEFMELEETAIGLYWYETLYMPGLLQTEEYVHELMNHGLPPLDDETVEERITKRLRRQALLNGKSETAFNFIIYEAALRTMVGGAGIMRRQLERLLEVQRMRNVCVQVLPAARAPYVAFGGPIILVETEEHETYAYLPGQGVSTLQSDASDVSRHSRAFGMIRMQALGVEDSDEYIRQVAGEL; encoded by the coding sequence ATGACGTGGCGCTACTGCGGTGACCAACTCAAGCTGTGGCGTACGTACGCGGGGATCTCCCGCGAAGAGATCGCGAAGGAAGCGGACTACGACGCGGAGTACGTCAAGTCCATGGAGCAGGGGCGCCGGAGGCCGACGTTGCGGATGCTCCGGATTGCCGACCAGGTGTGCCGTGCGCATGGGCTGCTGGAGGCGGCGGACCAATACCTGAAGCCCGAGAAGTCCGAACGGCCCATCGGCGAGTTCATGGAGCTAGAAGAAACCGCGATCGGGCTGTACTGGTACGAGACCCTCTATATGCCGGGCCTGCTGCAGACCGAGGAGTATGTGCACGAGCTGATGAACCACGGCCTTCCGCCGTTGGACGACGAAACAGTGGAAGAGCGCATCACCAAACGCCTCCGGCGGCAGGCGCTGTTGAACGGTAAGTCGGAAACGGCGTTCAACTTCATCATCTACGAAGCCGCGTTGCGCACGATGGTGGGTGGCGCCGGAATCATGAGGCGCCAACTTGAGCGCCTGCTGGAAGTTCAGCGCATGCGTAACGTCTGCGTTCAGGTTCTCCCGGCCGCTCGGGCCCCCTATGTCGCATTCGGCGGCCCCATCATCCTCGTCGAAACCGAAGAACACGAGACGTACGCGTACTTGCCCGGTCAGGGGGTCAGCACATTGCAATCCGATGCGAGCGATGTGAGCCGTCATAGCCGGGCCTTCGGCATGATCCGCATGCAGGCGTTGGGGGTGGAGGACAGCGACGAGTACATCCGCCAGGTGGCGGGGGAGTTGTAG
- a CDS encoding MFS transporter yields the protein MPRAVYILALGIFAMVTSEFAVAGLMPQMADGLGATVPEIGYLITAFAVAMAVGGPFLTVGVMRLPQKRALGVLFGVFLVGNVVAAVAPDYGTMVVARVVTGVASQAFFGVALSVCAQLTRPEARGRAVAVAMNGLMLGTLLGLPLSTLVGEHLGWRAAFWAVAVLTVGAAVCTAVGVPRLERADAGGGVREELGVFRKPRLWLALSTSTLIIGATFAVFSYFNPILTEVTGIGTGTVPLLLMAYGAATVVGNTVVGRLADRHTIAVLCCGLVLNLGFLVGFALFAQLPVPAVVFMMGIGLAGVTMNPAMVTRVQRAGNARALVNTVHSSFITLGVIVGSLVGGLAIGAYGLRATIWLGAGLAALGLVSLVPELGGQAGRRRTRQIVARGTLDPAPATPCVTPTAGP from the coding sequence GTGCCACGCGCCGTGTACATCCTGGCCCTGGGCATCTTCGCCATGGTGACCAGCGAGTTCGCCGTCGCCGGACTGATGCCGCAGATGGCGGACGGGCTGGGCGCCACCGTGCCGGAGATCGGGTATCTGATCACCGCCTTCGCGGTGGCCATGGCCGTCGGCGGGCCTTTCCTGACGGTGGGGGTGATGCGGCTGCCGCAGAAGCGGGCGTTGGGGGTGTTGTTCGGGGTCTTCCTGGTGGGGAACGTGGTGGCGGCCGTCGCGCCGGACTACGGGACGATGGTGGTGGCGCGCGTCGTCACCGGCGTCGCCTCCCAGGCCTTCTTCGGCGTCGCGCTCTCCGTATGCGCCCAGCTGACCCGGCCGGAAGCGCGCGGCCGGGCGGTCGCGGTGGCCATGAACGGGCTGATGCTCGGCACGCTGCTCGGCCTGCCGCTGTCCACGCTGGTCGGTGAACACCTGGGCTGGCGGGCGGCGTTCTGGGCCGTGGCCGTGCTGACGGTGGGCGCGGCGGTGTGCACGGCCGTCGGCGTACCGCGGCTGGAGCGGGCGGACGCGGGCGGCGGCGTACGGGAGGAGCTGGGCGTTTTCCGTAAGCCGCGGCTGTGGCTGGCGCTGTCCACCAGCACGCTGATCATCGGGGCGACCTTCGCCGTCTTCAGCTACTTCAACCCGATCCTGACCGAGGTCACCGGGATCGGTACCGGGACCGTCCCCCTGCTGCTCATGGCGTACGGGGCCGCGACCGTCGTCGGGAACACCGTGGTCGGCCGGCTCGCCGACCGGCACACGATCGCCGTCCTGTGCTGCGGACTGGTGCTGAACCTGGGGTTCCTCGTCGGCTTCGCGCTGTTCGCGCAGCTGCCCGTGCCCGCTGTGGTGTTCATGATGGGGATCGGGCTGGCCGGGGTGACGATGAACCCGGCGATGGTCACCCGCGTCCAGCGGGCCGGGAACGCGCGGGCGCTGGTGAACACCGTGCACTCGTCGTTCATCACGCTCGGCGTGATCGTGGGGTCGCTGGTGGGCGGCCTGGCCATCGGCGCGTACGGGCTGCGGGCGACGATCTGGCTGGGGGCCGGACTGGCGGCGCTGGGGCTCGTGTCGCTGGTGCCGGAGCTCGGGGGGCAGGCGGGGCGCCGCCGTACGCGTCAGATCGTCGCGCGTGGGACTCTGGACCCCGCCCCCGCCACCCCCTGCGTCACACCAACCGCCGGGCCGTAG
- a CDS encoding LuxR C-terminal-related transcriptional regulator, whose amino-acid sequence MNSDAAQHAQAGGTAGGGQAGDGPARTVRVVLVDDHRMFRTGVQAEIGRTDETGVEVVGEAADVDQAVTVITATRPEVVLLDVHLPGGGGVEVLRRSASLMADPERPVRFLALSVSDAAEDVIGVIRGGARGYVTKTITGADLVDAIFRVSEGDAVFSPRLAGFVLDAFASTDAPPVDEDLDRLTQREREVLRLIARGYAYKEIAKQLFISVKTVESHVSAVLRKLQLSNRHELTRWATARRLV is encoded by the coding sequence ATGAACAGTGACGCCGCACAGCACGCCCAGGCCGGCGGCACGGCCGGTGGCGGGCAGGCGGGTGACGGCCCGGCCCGCACGGTACGGGTCGTCCTCGTCGACGACCACCGGATGTTCCGTACGGGCGTCCAGGCCGAGATCGGCCGCACCGACGAGACGGGCGTCGAGGTCGTCGGCGAGGCCGCCGACGTGGACCAGGCCGTCACGGTCATCACCGCCACCCGCCCGGAGGTCGTCCTGCTGGACGTGCACCTGCCGGGCGGCGGCGGTGTCGAGGTGCTGCGCCGCTCCGCCTCCCTGATGGCCGACCCCGAACGCCCGGTCCGCTTCCTCGCGCTGTCCGTGTCGGACGCCGCCGAGGACGTCATCGGCGTCATCCGCGGCGGCGCCCGTGGCTACGTCACCAAGACGATCACCGGTGCGGACCTGGTCGACGCGATCTTCCGGGTCTCCGAGGGCGACGCGGTCTTCTCCCCGCGCCTGGCCGGCTTCGTCCTGGACGCCTTCGCCTCCACCGACGCGCCGCCCGTGGACGAGGACCTGGACCGCCTCACCCAGCGCGAGCGCGAGGTGCTCCGCCTGATCGCCCGCGGCTACGCCTACAAGGAGATCGCCAAGCAGCTCTTCATCTCGGTGAAGACGGTCGAGTCGCACGTCTCGGCGGTGCTGCGCAAGCTCCAGCTCTCCAACCGCCACGAGCTGACGCGGTGGGCTACGGCCCGGCGGTTGGTGTGA
- a CDS encoding ATP-binding protein, with amino-acid sequence MNDGNSPLTNEWWLPRHPRSARRARAYLRVLADVWRLQDEVTETAVLILSELTANACVHARVPRGRHVRTRCLLFAGRLRIEVADASELMPEPRAAGPDDEGGRGLALVAALADDWGTYPRPYGIGKVVWFELALESVSSRHRIGTRFLERSVT; translated from the coding sequence GTGAACGACGGAAATTCCCCTCTTACGAACGAATGGTGGCTGCCGCGCCATCCTCGGAGCGCGCGGCGGGCCCGTGCGTACCTGCGTGTCCTGGCGGACGTATGGCGATTGCAGGACGAGGTGACGGAGACGGCCGTGCTGATTCTCAGTGAGCTGACGGCCAACGCCTGTGTGCACGCGCGGGTTCCGCGTGGGCGGCATGTGCGGACGCGGTGCCTGCTGTTCGCGGGGCGGCTGCGGATCGAGGTGGCCGATGCGAGCGAGCTGATGCCCGAGCCCCGGGCGGCGGGGCCGGACGACGAGGGCGGGCGCGGGCTGGCGTTGGTGGCGGCGCTGGCCGACGACTGGGGTACGTACCCGCGCCCGTACGGGATCGGGAAGGTGGTGTGGTTCGAGTTGGCGCTGGAGTCGGTGTCCAGCCGTCACCGCATCGGGACGCGTTTTCTTGAACGATCGGTCACGTAA
- a CDS encoding serine hydrolase domain-containing protein: protein MPLSPPSRRRVRLAATATAVLLALLAPALPASAAETPAPPAPVATTAADRPARSGLDREALARSLQDLHKEGMYGAYSAVRNGDAAWRGASGVADIKTGRPMRPDFEHRIGSITKTFTAVAVLREVGRGTIELDAPIGRYLPGLVPGERGRAITVRMLLNHTSGIADYGYALWSKPEDLETGRFRHHDPRKLAQLALAAEPTGKPGEAHHYANANYVIAGLLLRKVTGETPETYITDHVIRKAGLRHTYFPRSPYLTGPHAKMYERLHGMFDPPHEFSVYDMSWAGTAGSLVSTMDDLNTFFRALLTGRLIGKAELREMQTTVPAGNDPTLRYGLGLLSWDLPCGRVWGHNGLVPGSGTWSLSSPDGSRQVSLGTNLTRYYGLNPDGTEKSGPIDTAMGIHLVRALCSRSAEGAGSQPPSTAPQSLPQSVSQSVSQSIRVPASPQAPARG from the coding sequence ATGCCCCTGTCCCCACCGAGCCGCCGCCGCGTGCGGCTCGCCGCCACCGCCACGGCCGTCTTACTGGCCCTGCTCGCCCCGGCCCTCCCGGCCTCGGCCGCCGAGACGCCCGCCCCGCCCGCTCCCGTCGCTACGACCGCCGCAGACCGGCCGGCGCGGTCCGGCCTCGACCGCGAAGCCCTCGCGCGCTCCCTTCAGGATCTGCACAAGGAAGGCATGTACGGCGCCTACTCGGCCGTACGGAACGGCGACGCGGCCTGGCGGGGCGCCTCCGGTGTCGCCGACATCAAGACCGGCCGCCCGATGAGACCGGACTTCGAACACCGCATAGGCAGCATCACCAAGACCTTCACCGCCGTCGCCGTGCTCCGGGAAGTCGGCAGGGGCACCATCGAGCTGGACGCGCCGATCGGCCGCTACCTGCCGGGTCTCGTCCCCGGCGAGCGTGGCCGGGCGATCACGGTACGGATGCTGCTGAATCACACCAGCGGCATCGCCGACTACGGCTACGCCCTCTGGAGCAAGCCGGAGGACCTGGAGACCGGCCGCTTCCGCCACCACGACCCGCGGAAGCTGGCTCAGTTGGCCCTGGCGGCGGAGCCGACGGGCAAGCCCGGCGAGGCGCACCACTACGCCAACGCCAACTACGTGATAGCCGGATTGCTGCTGCGCAAGGTCACCGGGGAGACCCCCGAGACGTACATCACCGACCACGTCATACGGAAGGCCGGGCTGCGGCACACGTACTTCCCGCGCTCGCCCTACCTGACCGGGCCGCACGCCAAGATGTACGAGCGCCTGCACGGGATGTTCGACCCGCCGCACGAGTTCAGCGTCTACGACATGTCCTGGGCCGGTACGGCCGGCTCGCTGGTGTCGACCATGGACGACCTCAACACGTTCTTCCGCGCCCTGCTGACCGGCCGCCTGATCGGCAAGGCCGAACTGCGCGAGATGCAGACCACGGTCCCCGCCGGGAACGACCCGACCCTGCGGTACGGCCTGGGCCTGCTCTCGTGGGACCTGCCGTGCGGGCGGGTCTGGGGCCACAACGGTCTCGTCCCCGGCTCGGGGACCTGGTCCCTCTCCAGCCCGGACGGCAGCCGCCAGGTTTCACTCGGCACGAACCTGACGCGTTACTACGGCCTGAACCCGGACGGCACCGAGAAGTCGGGCCCCATCGACACCGCCATGGGCATACATCTGGTCCGGGCCCTGTGCAGTCGCTCCGCCGAGGGGGCAGGGTCACAGCCCCCGTCCACGGCTCCGCAGTCCTTGCCACAGTCCGTATCGCAGTCCGTATCGCAGTCCATACGGGTGCCGGCCTCGCCCCAGGCACCGGCCCGAGGCTGA